The following coding sequences lie in one Klebsiella huaxiensis genomic window:
- the dpaL gene encoding diaminopropionate ammonia-lyase, with the protein MSVFTLKIDIADNHFYNGETSPLFSQKQAKVARQFHQKIAGYRPTPLCALDSLASLFGVKKILVKDESKRFGLNAFKMLGGAYAIARLLCEKYQLDIETLSFAQLKNAIGEKMTFATTTDGNHGRGIAWAAQQLGQHAVIYMPKGSAQERVDAILNLGAECIVTDMNYDDTVRLTMQHAQQNGWEVVQDTAWEGYTKIPTWIMQGYATLADEAVEQMREMGVTPTHVLLQAGVGAMAGGVLGYLVDVYGPQNLRSIIVEPDKADCIYRSGVKGDIVNVGGDMATIMAGLACGEPNPLGWEILRNCATQFISCQDSVAALGMRVLGNPYGDDPRVISGESGAVGLGVLAAVHHHPQRQALMAKLALDKDAIVLVISTEGDTDVKHYREVVWEGKHPVTP; encoded by the coding sequence ATGTCCGTTTTCACACTGAAGATCGATATTGCCGACAACCATTTTTATAACGGTGAAACGTCGCCCCTTTTTTCGCAAAAACAGGCCAAAGTGGCGCGCCAGTTCCATCAAAAAATCGCGGGCTATCGCCCAACGCCGCTCTGTGCGCTGGACAGTCTTGCCAGCCTGTTTGGCGTGAAGAAAATTCTCGTCAAGGATGAATCAAAACGCTTTGGGCTTAACGCCTTCAAAATGCTCGGCGGTGCCTATGCCATCGCCCGCCTGCTGTGCGAGAAATATCAACTTGATATCGAGACGCTCTCGTTCGCGCAGCTCAAAAACGCCATCGGCGAAAAGATGACCTTTGCGACCACCACCGATGGCAACCACGGTCGCGGCATCGCCTGGGCCGCGCAGCAGCTTGGGCAACATGCGGTGATTTATATGCCGAAAGGCTCCGCTCAGGAGCGCGTCGACGCCATTCTTAACCTTGGGGCGGAGTGCATCGTTACCGATATGAACTATGACGACACCGTTCGTCTGACCATGCAACACGCGCAGCAAAACGGCTGGGAGGTGGTGCAGGATACCGCCTGGGAAGGTTACACCAAAATTCCGACCTGGATTATGCAGGGCTACGCAACGCTTGCCGATGAAGCCGTAGAGCAGATGCGCGAAATGGGCGTTACGCCAACTCACGTACTGTTGCAGGCGGGGGTCGGCGCGATGGCGGGCGGCGTGCTGGGCTACCTGGTGGATGTTTATGGCCCGCAAAACCTGCGCAGCATTATCGTCGAGCCGGATAAGGCCGACTGCATTTACCGCTCAGGCGTTAAGGGCGACATCGTCAATGTCGGCGGCGATATGGCAACCATCATGGCCGGTCTGGCCTGTGGCGAACCTAACCCGCTCGGCTGGGAAATTCTGCGCAACTGCGCCACGCAGTTTATCTCCTGTCAGGACAGCGTCGCCGCGCTGGGCATGCGCGTGCTGGGTAACCCATACGGTGACGATCCGCGGGTGATCTCCGGCGAGTCCGGTGCCGTAGGTCTGGGCGTTCTGGCGGCAGTACACCATCACCCGCAGCGTCAGGCCCTGATGGCAAAACTGGCGCTGGATAAAGACGCCATCGTGCTGGTTATCAGCACCGAAGGCGACACCGACGTGAAGCACTATCGCGAAGTGGTCTGGGAAGGCAAACATCCGGTCACCCCGTAA
- the yqeB gene encoding selenium-dependent molybdenum cofactor biosynthesis protein YqeB — MNIFTEAARLEEQNSPFALAQIVDSRGSTPRHSAEMLVHQDGTIVGTIGGGMVERKVIDEALQALEERKPRLFHGRMARNGTDAVGSDCGGAMTVFISVHGLRPRLVLIGAGHVNRAIAQSAALLGFDIAVADIHRESLNPASFPPSVQLLCADSFAAAVDALEIRPDNFVLIATNNQDREALDKLVERPVAWLGLLASRRKVQLFMRQLREKGVDEEHLARLHAPVGYNIGAETPQEIAVSVLAEILQVKNNAPGGLMMRAAHPSGHQRVVVRGAGDIASGVALRLFHAGFKVFMLEVEKPTVIRRSVAFAQAAFDGEMVVEGVTARLASTTAEAIALAERGIIPILVDPFCSSLEALKPVCVVDAILAKQNLGTHIEMAPVTIALGPGFRAGEDCRAVIETNRGHWLGQVIYSGCAQENTGVPGNIMGHTARRVIRAPAAGIMRANVKLGDLVEEGDVVAWIGESEIKAPLSGMVRGLLSDGLAVVGGFKIGDIDPRGETADFTSVSDKARAIGGGVLEALMMLMHQGVKSTNEVLEVA; from the coding sequence ATGAATATTTTCACAGAAGCGGCAAGACTCGAAGAACAAAACAGCCCATTTGCGCTGGCGCAAATTGTGGATAGTCGTGGCTCAACGCCGCGACATTCAGCAGAAATGCTTGTCCATCAGGATGGAACCATCGTCGGCACCATTGGCGGCGGTATGGTGGAGCGTAAGGTGATCGACGAGGCGCTACAGGCATTAGAGGAGCGAAAGCCGCGCTTGTTTCATGGGCGAATGGCGCGTAACGGCACCGATGCCGTGGGTTCAGATTGCGGCGGCGCGATGACGGTATTTATTAGCGTCCACGGGCTGCGGCCCCGGCTGGTATTGATTGGCGCGGGGCATGTGAATCGGGCTATTGCCCAGAGCGCGGCGTTATTGGGGTTTGATATCGCCGTGGCGGATATCCATCGCGAAAGCTTAAATCCGGCCTCTTTTCCTCCTTCGGTGCAGCTACTCTGTGCCGACTCGTTTGCCGCGGCGGTGGATGCGCTGGAGATCCGCCCCGATAACTTTGTGCTGATCGCCACCAATAATCAGGATCGCGAGGCGCTGGATAAGCTGGTGGAGCGTCCGGTGGCATGGCTGGGGTTGCTGGCGAGCCGCCGCAAGGTTCAGCTTTTTATGCGCCAGCTGCGGGAGAAGGGGGTTGATGAAGAGCATCTCGCGCGCCTGCATGCGCCGGTGGGTTATAACATTGGTGCCGAAACGCCGCAGGAGATTGCAGTGAGCGTGCTGGCTGAAATCTTACAGGTTAAAAACAATGCTCCCGGCGGCTTAATGATGCGAGCAGCGCACCCGTCCGGACACCAGCGCGTGGTGGTTCGCGGCGCGGGGGATATCGCCAGCGGTGTGGCGCTGCGTCTGTTTCATGCCGGATTCAAAGTGTTCATGCTGGAGGTTGAGAAACCGACGGTTATCCGCCGCAGCGTGGCTTTTGCCCAGGCAGCGTTTGACGGCGAAATGGTGGTCGAAGGCGTAACCGCCCGGTTGGCGAGCACGACGGCAGAGGCGATTGCGCTGGCTGAACGCGGTATTATCCCGATACTGGTCGACCCTTTCTGTTCATCGCTTGAGGCGCTGAAGCCCGTTTGCGTGGTCGATGCGATTCTGGCGAAACAGAATCTGGGCACTCATATTGAAATGGCGCCGGTGACTATTGCGCTGGGGCCAGGGTTCCGCGCGGGTGAGGATTGCCGTGCGGTGATTGAGACCAATCGCGGTCACTGGCTGGGGCAGGTGATTTACTCGGGCTGCGCGCAGGAAAATACCGGCGTTCCCGGCAATATTATGGGTCACACCGCGCGTCGGGTGATCCGCGCGCCCGCCGCAGGCATCATGCGTGCCAACGTGAAGCTAGGCGATCTGGTAGAAGAGGGTGATGTCGTGGCCTGGATTGGTGAAAGCGAAATTAAAGCGCCGTTATCGGGCATGGTGCGCGGCTTGTTAAGCGATGGTCTGGCTGTGGTCGGCGGCTTTAAGATTGGCGATATCGACCCGCGCGGCGAGACCGCTGATTTTACCAGCGTTTCTGATAAGGCGAGGGCGATTGGCGGCGGTGTGCTGGAAGCGCTGATGATGCTGATGCATCAGGGCGTGAAATCGACTAACGAGGTGCTGGAAGTCGCATAG
- the arcC gene encoding carbamate kinase: protein MSKKIVLALGGNALGEDLAGQMQAVKMTSQAIVDLIAQGHQVVVTHGNGPQVGMINLAFEAAAKTEAHTPMLPMSVCVALSQGYIGYDLQNALREELLSRGMHKPVVTLVTQVEVDAHDPAFLNPTKPIGSFFTQQEAEQLEKQGYTLKEDAGRGYRRVVASPKPVDIIEKETVKTLLDAGQVVITVGGGGIPVIREGNHLRGASAVIDKDWASARLAEMIDADMLIILTAVEKVAINFGKPNEQWLDRLSLSDAERFINEGHFAKGSMLPKVEAAASFARSRPGRESLITVLSKAKEGIEGKTGTVICQ from the coding sequence ATGAGTAAGAAAATTGTTCTCGCCCTCGGCGGGAATGCGCTGGGAGAGGATCTGGCCGGGCAGATGCAGGCCGTCAAAATGACCTCTCAGGCGATCGTCGATTTAATCGCTCAGGGCCATCAGGTAGTGGTCACCCACGGTAACGGGCCTCAGGTCGGAATGATCAACCTGGCCTTTGAGGCGGCGGCGAAAACCGAAGCCCACACGCCGATGCTGCCGATGTCGGTATGCGTGGCGTTAAGCCAGGGCTACATCGGTTACGATCTGCAAAACGCGCTGCGCGAAGAGCTGCTGTCACGCGGGATGCATAAGCCGGTAGTGACGCTGGTGACTCAGGTGGAAGTTGATGCCCACGATCCCGCGTTCCTTAATCCGACCAAACCTATCGGTTCATTCTTCACTCAGCAGGAGGCTGAACAGCTGGAGAAACAGGGCTATACGCTGAAAGAAGATGCCGGTCGCGGCTATCGTCGCGTCGTCGCGTCACCTAAACCGGTAGACATCATTGAGAAAGAGACGGTCAAAACTCTGCTCGATGCCGGGCAGGTAGTGATCACCGTTGGCGGCGGCGGCATTCCGGTGATCCGAGAAGGTAACCATCTGCGCGGCGCCAGCGCGGTTATCGATAAGGACTGGGCCAGCGCCCGGCTCGCCGAAATGATCGATGCGGATATGCTGATCATCCTGACGGCGGTGGAAAAAGTGGCGATCAACTTCGGTAAACCTAACGAACAGTGGCTGGATCGCTTGTCATTAAGCGATGCGGAGCGCTTTATCAACGAAGGGCATTTCGCCAAAGGTTCCATGTTGCCGAAAGTCGAAGCCGCCGCCTCGTTCGCCCGTTCCCGCCCAGGACGCGAATCTCTGATTACCGTGTTGAGCAAAGCGAAAGAAGGAATCGAAGGTAAAACCGGCACCGTGATTTGCCAGTAG
- the mocA gene encoding molybdenum cofactor cytidylyltransferase, with amino-acid sequence MPAIDCIITAAGLSSRMGEWKMMLPWQGGTILDASIKNALQFCSRVILVTGYRGNELHQRYANMRNIIIIHNSDYADGLYSSVKAAAAAVESEYCFITHGDMPCLTVGIFNKMWSLRNTSALIPYYHGVPGHPILLTRECLRQAISRPHKNMRQALLAGEHNRVKINNREITLDIDTPEDFINLHHCQ; translated from the coding sequence ATGCCAGCTATCGACTGTATTATTACCGCCGCGGGGCTTTCATCACGGATGGGAGAATGGAAAATGATGTTACCCTGGCAAGGAGGGACAATTCTTGATGCAAGTATCAAAAACGCCCTGCAATTTTGCAGTCGGGTTATTTTAGTCACGGGATATCGTGGCAATGAACTGCATCAACGTTATGCCAATATGCGTAATATTATTATTATCCACAACTCAGATTATGCTGACGGTTTATACTCTTCCGTGAAGGCTGCCGCCGCCGCCGTTGAGAGCGAATACTGCTTCATCACCCACGGTGACATGCCCTGCCTTACCGTTGGAATATTCAATAAAATGTGGTCGTTACGTAACACCAGTGCACTCATACCTTACTATCACGGCGTCCCTGGACACCCTATTTTGCTCACCCGAGAGTGCCTGCGGCAAGCTATCTCCCGGCCACATAAAAATATGCGTCAGGCATTGCTGGCGGGCGAGCATAATAGAGTAAAAATAAACAATCGCGAAATCACTTTAGATATCGATACACCAGAGGATTTTATTAACCTACATCATTGTCAATAA
- a CDS encoding YgeY family selenium metabolism-linked hydrolase yields the protein MAKHIPFKLILEKAHDYQADMTRFLRDMVAIPSESCDEKRVVHRIKQEMEKVGFDKVEIDPMGNILGYIGHGPRLVAMDAHIDTVGIGNIKNWEFDPYEGMETEELIGGRGTSDQEGGMASMVYAGKIIKDLGLEDEYTLLVTGTVQEEDCDGLCWQYIIEQSGIRPEFVVSTEPTDCQVYRGQRGRMEIRVDVQGVSCHGSAPERGDNAIFKMGPILNELQDLSQHLAYDEFLGKGTLTVSEIFFTSPSRCAVADSCAVSIDRRLTWGETWEGALDEIRALPAVQKANAVVSMYNYDRPSWTGLVYPTECYFPTWKVEEDHFTVKALVNAYEGLFGKAPVVDKWTFSTNGVSIMGRHGIPVIGFGPGKEPEAHAPNEKTWKSHLVTCAAMYAAIPLSWLATK from the coding sequence ATGGCTAAGCACATTCCCTTTAAACTGATTCTGGAAAAAGCACACGACTACCAGGCCGACATGACGCGCTTCCTGCGCGATATGGTCGCTATCCCCAGCGAGAGCTGCGATGAAAAACGCGTGGTTCACCGTATCAAACAGGAGATGGAAAAAGTCGGCTTCGATAAAGTCGAGATCGATCCAATGGGCAACATTCTCGGTTATATCGGTCATGGCCCGCGGCTGGTGGCGATGGACGCCCATATCGATACCGTAGGGATCGGCAATATTAAGAACTGGGAATTTGACCCGTATGAAGGCATGGAAACCGAAGAGCTGATCGGCGGACGCGGCACTTCAGATCAGGAAGGCGGCATGGCATCGATGGTGTATGCCGGGAAGATCATCAAAGACCTCGGTCTGGAAGATGAGTACACGCTACTGGTGACCGGTACAGTACAGGAAGAGGACTGTGACGGTCTGTGCTGGCAGTACATCATCGAACAGTCCGGCATTCGCCCGGAATTTGTCGTTAGCACCGAACCGACCGACTGTCAGGTGTATCGCGGACAGCGCGGGCGTATGGAAATCCGTGTTGATGTACAGGGAGTCAGCTGTCACGGCTCTGCACCAGAGCGCGGCGATAACGCGATCTTCAAGATGGGGCCGATTCTCAATGAATTGCAGGATTTGTCGCAGCATCTGGCTTACGACGAATTCCTCGGCAAAGGCACGTTGACGGTTTCCGAGATCTTCTTCACCTCGCCGAGCCGCTGCGCCGTGGCGGATAGCTGCGCTGTATCTATCGACCGCCGTCTGACCTGGGGCGAAACCTGGGAAGGTGCGCTGGACGAAATCCGCGCCCTGCCCGCCGTGCAAAAAGCCAATGCGGTGGTGTCTATGTACAACTATGACCGTCCATCATGGACCGGATTAGTTTATCCGACCGAATGCTACTTCCCGACCTGGAAAGTCGAAGAGGATCACTTCACCGTCAAAGCGCTGGTCAATGCTTATGAAGGACTGTTCGGCAAAGCGCCGGTGGTCGATAAGTGGACCTTCTCCACCAACGGCGTCTCGATTATGGGACGTCACGGCATTCCGGTGATCGGCTTTGGTCCGGGCAAAGAACCGGAAGCCCATGCACCAAACGAGAAAACCTGGAAATCGCATCTGGTCACCTGCGCCGCCATGTACGCCGCTATCCCGCTAAGCTGGCTGGCAACAAAATAA
- the yqeC gene encoding selenium cofactor biosynthesis protein YqeC, with translation MVTKENITDNAELFFDLGAQNRPSVISVVGAGGKTSTIFSLAQLFHASGRRVVVTTTTHMFLPDSAYPVIFCREPAALPSHYLKLPILTCFHSWKAQEGKARGFSASAIDALAAREECDVILVEADGAHGLPLKAPDEHEPCIPESSCSVIAVTGGHMLGEKTGAENVHRWPLFADITGLTADEPLTFGHLLRLIRHPQGAFKNVPLGSRRIWFLNQFSQSENRLVEDELNPLLRNGDMDAIWLGAILERPLILRRFVR, from the coding sequence ATGGTTACCAAGGAAAATATAACGGATAACGCCGAATTGTTCTTTGACTTAGGTGCGCAGAACCGTCCCTCGGTTATTTCAGTGGTGGGGGCCGGAGGCAAAACCAGCACCATTTTCTCGCTGGCTCAGTTATTCCATGCCAGCGGCCGGCGCGTCGTGGTGACGACGACGACTCATATGTTCCTGCCTGATTCCGCTTATCCGGTGATCTTTTGTCGGGAGCCTGCCGCTCTGCCTTCTCACTATCTCAAATTACCCATTTTAACCTGTTTTCACTCATGGAAAGCGCAGGAGGGCAAAGCACGAGGTTTTTCGGCGAGCGCCATTGATGCGCTGGCTGCGCGAGAGGAATGCGACGTTATTTTAGTGGAAGCTGACGGCGCTCACGGATTGCCGCTGAAAGCGCCGGATGAGCATGAACCTTGCATACCTGAAAGCAGCTGCTCCGTGATTGCCGTAACGGGCGGGCATATGTTGGGGGAGAAAACGGGAGCGGAAAATGTCCATCGCTGGCCGTTGTTTGCTGATATTACCGGCCTGACAGCGGATGAACCGCTGACGTTCGGGCACCTTCTCCGGCTCATTCGCCATCCGCAGGGCGCGTTTAAAAACGTACCGCTGGGCAGCCGACGGATCTGGTTCCTCAACCAGTTTTCTCAATCTGAGAATCGCCTGGTTGAAGACGAACTGAACCCGCTCTTGCGCAATGGAGATATGGATGCCATCTGGCTGGGCGCGATACTGGAACGCCCGCTGATTTTGCGCAGATTTGTGAGATAG
- the hydA gene encoding dihydropyrimidinase produces the protein MRVLIKNGIVVNADGQAKQDLLIENGIVRQLGDNITPQLPCEIVDAAGCYVMPGGVDVHTHFNIDVGIARSCDDFFTGTRAAACGGTTTIIDHMGFGPTGCRLRHQLEVYHGYAAHKAVVDYSFHGVIQHINHAILDEIPMMVEEGISSFKLYLTYQYKLNDDDVLQALRRLHISGALTTVHPENDAAIACKRAEFLAAGLTAPRYHALSRPLECEAEAIARMINLAQLAGNAPLYIVHLSNGLGLDYLRLARANHQPVWVETCPQYLLLDERRYDAPDGLNFILSPPLRNVREQDKLWCGISDGAIDVVATDHCNFSIAQRQQLSGGDFNRCPNGLPGVENRLLLLFSSAVMSGRITPERFVDMTSAMPSRLFGLWPQKGRLAPGSDGDVVIIDPNQTTEIRHAELHDNADYSPWEGFRCTGAIVRTLSRGETLFCKGEFNARAGRGRFLRRKPFSHPWHTE, from the coding sequence ATGCGCGTACTGATTAAAAACGGAATCGTCGTTAACGCTGACGGACAGGCAAAACAGGATTTGCTGATAGAAAACGGTATTGTTCGCCAGCTCGGCGACAATATTACGCCACAGCTACCTTGCGAGATCGTCGATGCGGCCGGCTGCTACGTCATGCCCGGCGGCGTGGACGTGCACACCCATTTCAACATTGACGTCGGCATTGCCCGTAGCTGTGATGATTTTTTTACCGGCACCCGTGCGGCGGCGTGTGGCGGTACAACAACCATTATCGACCATATGGGATTTGGCCCGACAGGCTGCCGGTTACGTCATCAACTGGAGGTTTACCACGGTTACGCCGCGCATAAGGCGGTGGTCGATTACAGCTTCCACGGGGTCATCCAGCATATCAATCATGCCATTCTTGATGAAATTCCGATGATGGTTGAAGAGGGGATCAGCAGCTTTAAGCTCTACCTGACCTATCAGTACAAGCTCAACGACGATGATGTGCTGCAAGCGCTGCGCCGCCTGCACATCTCAGGCGCGCTGACGACGGTCCATCCGGAGAATGATGCCGCCATTGCCTGCAAGCGCGCCGAGTTTCTTGCCGCCGGGCTGACCGCGCCGCGCTATCACGCCCTGAGCCGCCCGCTGGAGTGCGAGGCCGAAGCCATTGCCCGGATGATCAATCTGGCGCAGCTCGCCGGGAATGCGCCGCTGTATATCGTCCATCTCTCCAACGGTCTGGGGCTGGATTATTTACGCCTGGCAAGAGCTAACCACCAGCCGGTGTGGGTAGAGACCTGCCCGCAATATCTATTGCTGGATGAGCGCCGTTATGACGCACCTGACGGGCTGAATTTTATTCTCAGCCCGCCTCTGCGCAACGTCCGCGAGCAGGACAAACTCTGGTGCGGAATCAGCGACGGCGCAATCGACGTGGTCGCCACCGACCACTGCAACTTTTCGATAGCCCAGCGCCAACAGCTCTCTGGCGGCGATTTCAACCGCTGCCCGAACGGTCTGCCTGGCGTGGAAAACCGCCTGCTGCTGCTCTTTTCCAGCGCCGTGATGAGCGGGCGTATTACACCAGAGCGCTTTGTCGATATGACCAGCGCCATGCCGTCCAGGCTGTTCGGCCTGTGGCCGCAGAAAGGGCGGCTGGCCCCGGGTTCCGATGGCGATGTGGTGATTATCGACCCGAATCAAACGACGGAAATTCGTCACGCCGAACTGCATGACAACGCCGACTACTCCCCGTGGGAGGGCTTTCGCTGTACCGGGGCGATCGTCAGAACCCTTTCGCGTGGTGAAACCCTCTTTTGCAAAGGGGAATTTAACGCCAGAGCGGGCCGGGGCCGCTTCCTGAGACGCAAACCGTTTAGCCATCCCTGGCATACTGAATAA
- a CDS encoding sigma-54 interaction domain-containing protein: MVLATTQSVLMQIQPTIQRFARMLASVLQLEVEIVDEHLCRVAGTGAYGKFLGRPLSSNSRLLRFVLETQQEKVVTHSRHDPLCEGCDSKDNCREKAFLGTPVILQDRCVGVISLIAVTHEQQEHINDNLREFSDYVRHISTIFVSKLLQDQGGNDSISKIFATMIENMDQGVLVIDEDNRVQFANQTALKILGVMQNTMTGKSVRFRPLTFESNFTHGHMQHIVSWDDKSELIIGQLHNVQGRQLFLMAFHQSHTSTVVALADNEPHIEQLVGECRVMRQLKQLIGRIAPSPSSVMIVGESGTGKEVVARAIHKLSDRKNKPFIAINCAAIPEQLLESELFGYVKGAFTGASANGKTGLIQAANSGTLFLDEIGDMPLVLQAKLLRAIEAREILPLGASSPVQVDIRIISATNQNLGQFIAEGKFREDLFYRLNVIPLTLPPLRERQDDIELLVHYFLHLHTRRLGLVYPGIAPDVVTLLKYHRWPGNLRELSNLMEYLVNVVPSGEVIDSTLLPPNLLNNGKAPERNIAPAELLHALADDAGGTALEEMEKQMIREALSRHHNKKQAADELGIGIATLYRKIKKYELLNV, encoded by the coding sequence ATGGTCCTCGCAACAACGCAATCCGTTTTGATGCAGATTCAACCGACTATTCAGCGCTTTGCCAGAATGCTGGCCAGCGTTTTGCAACTTGAGGTGGAGATTGTCGACGAACACCTGTGCCGCGTGGCGGGTACCGGCGCCTACGGCAAGTTTCTTGGTCGTCCGCTCAGCAGCAATTCAAGGCTATTGCGCTTTGTTCTGGAAACCCAGCAGGAAAAGGTGGTCACCCATTCTCGCCACGATCCGCTCTGTGAAGGATGTGACAGTAAAGACAACTGCCGTGAGAAAGCCTTTTTGGGAACGCCGGTTATTTTACAAGACCGCTGCGTGGGGGTGATAAGTTTGATTGCCGTTACCCATGAGCAGCAGGAGCATATTAACGATAATCTGCGCGAGTTCTCCGATTACGTTCGCCATATATCGACCATTTTTGTTTCGAAACTTCTGCAAGATCAGGGCGGCAATGACAGCATCAGTAAAATATTCGCAACGATGATCGAGAATATGGATCAAGGGGTGCTGGTTATTGATGAAGATAATCGGGTGCAGTTTGCTAATCAAACGGCACTGAAAATACTCGGGGTGATGCAAAACACCATGACAGGTAAATCTGTGCGCTTCAGACCGCTCACCTTTGAAAGTAATTTTACGCACGGACATATGCAGCATATTGTTTCGTGGGATGATAAAAGTGAACTCATTATTGGTCAGCTGCATAATGTTCAGGGGCGGCAATTATTCCTGATGGCCTTTCATCAGTCGCATACCAGTACCGTCGTGGCGTTAGCCGATAATGAACCACATATTGAGCAACTGGTCGGTGAATGCCGGGTGATGCGCCAGCTTAAGCAGCTGATTGGCCGTATTGCCCCGAGCCCTTCCAGCGTGATGATTGTCGGCGAAAGCGGTACCGGGAAAGAGGTGGTCGCCCGGGCAATTCATAAGCTCAGCGATCGCAAAAATAAACCTTTTATCGCCATTAACTGCGCTGCAATTCCGGAGCAACTGCTGGAAAGCGAACTGTTTGGCTATGTGAAAGGCGCATTTACCGGGGCGTCCGCCAACGGTAAAACCGGTCTGATTCAGGCAGCCAATAGCGGGACGCTATTTCTTGATGAGATTGGCGATATGCCGCTGGTGCTCCAGGCAAAGCTGTTGCGGGCTATTGAGGCGCGGGAAATTCTGCCTCTCGGCGCCAGCAGTCCGGTGCAGGTGGATATCCGCATAATCTCCGCCACCAATCAGAACCTCGGGCAGTTTATTGCCGAGGGAAAATTTCGCGAAGATCTTTTCTACAGGCTTAACGTCATCCCGTTAACCCTGCCGCCACTGCGTGAACGTCAGGATGATATCGAGTTGCTGGTGCACTACTTTCTGCATCTGCATACCCGTCGGCTTGGCCTGGTTTACCCCGGCATCGCCCCGGATGTGGTGACGTTGCTGAAGTATCATCGCTGGCCGGGCAATCTGCGGGAATTGAGCAACCTGATGGAGTATCTGGTTAACGTTGTCCCCTCGGGAGAGGTGATTGATAGCACGCTGCTGCCGCCGAATTTGCTCAATAACGGCAAAGCGCCCGAGCGTAATATCGCGCCCGCTGAGCTGCTGCACGCGCTGGCCGACGACGCCGGAGGTACCGCGCTTGAGGAGATGGAGAAACAGATGATCCGCGAAGCGCTGTCCCGGCATCACAATAAAAAACAGGCGGCGGACGAGTTGGGCATCGGTATTGCCACGCTCTATCGCAAGATTAAGAAATATGAATTGCTGAACGTCTGA
- the ygeW gene encoding knotted carbamoyltransferase YgeW — protein sequence MKTVNELIKDINSLTSHLHEKDFLLTWEQTPDELKQVLDVAAALKMLRAENIATKVFNSGLGISVFRDNSTRTRFSYASALNLLGLAQQDLDEGKSQIAHGETVRETANMISFCADAIGIRDDMYLGAGNAYMREVGAALDDGYKQGVLPQRPALVNLQCDIDHPTQAMADLAWLREHFGSLENLKGKKIAMTWAYSPSYGKPLSVPQGIIGLMTRFGMDVTLAHPEGYDLIPDVIEVAKSNANASGGSFRQVTSMEEAFKDADIVYPKSWAPYKVMEERTELLRANDHAALKELERQCLEQNAKHKDWHCTEEMMELTRDGEALYMHCLPADISGVSCKEGEVTEGVFEKYRIATYKEASWKPYIIAAMILARKYPKPGVLLEQLLKEAQQRMK from the coding sequence ATGAAAACTGTTAATGAGCTGATAAAGGATATCAATTCGCTGACCTCGCACCTTCATGAGAAGGATTTTTTATTAACATGGGAGCAGACGCCGGATGAACTGAAACAAGTCCTCGACGTCGCCGCCGCGCTGAAGATGCTACGCGCTGAGAATATCGCAACCAAAGTCTTCAACAGCGGATTAGGGATTTCTGTTTTCCGCGATAACTCCACCCGTACCCGCTTCTCTTATGCCTCGGCCCTCAACCTGCTCGGCCTCGCCCAGCAGGATCTCGATGAAGGCAAATCGCAAATCGCCCACGGCGAAACCGTCCGCGAAACGGCCAACATGATCTCCTTTTGCGCCGATGCGATCGGTATTCGCGACGACATGTATCTCGGCGCGGGCAACGCCTATATGCGTGAAGTCGGTGCCGCGCTTGACGACGGTTACAAACAGGGCGTGCTGCCGCAGCGTCCGGCGTTAGTTAACCTGCAATGTGATATCGACCACCCGACGCAGGCGATGGCGGATCTGGCCTGGCTGCGTGAACATTTTGGCTCGCTGGAAAACCTCAAAGGCAAAAAAATCGCCATGACCTGGGCGTATTCCCCCAGCTACGGTAAACCACTCTCCGTGCCGCAGGGGATTATCGGCCTGATGACCCGCTTCGGTATGGACGTCACGCTGGCGCATCCGGAAGGCTATGACCTGATTCCCGATGTTATCGAAGTGGCGAAAAGCAACGCCAACGCCTCCGGCGGCAGCTTCCGCCAGGTCACCAGCATGGAAGAGGCTTTTAAGGACGCCGACATCGTCTATCCGAAGTCATGGGCCCCTTACAAAGTGATGGAAGAACGTACCGAATTACTGCGCGCTAACGACCACGCGGCGCTGAAAGAGCTGGAAAGACAGTGTCTGGAGCAGAACGCGAAGCATAAAGACTGGCACTGCACCGAAGAGATGATGGAGCTAACCCGCGACGGCGAAGCGCTGTATATGCACTGCCTGCCGGCGGATATCAGCGGCGTCTCCTGTAAAGAAGGAGAAGTCACCGAAGGTGTGTTCGAAAAATACCGCATCGCCACTTATAAAGAGGCCAGTTGGAAGCCTTACATCATCGCCGCGATGATCCTCGCCCGCAAATATCCGAAGCCCGGCGTCCTGCTGGAACAATTGTTGAAAGAAGCGCAACAGCGCATGAAATAA